Proteins encoded within one genomic window of Empedobacter falsenii:
- a CDS encoding ferritin, whose protein sequence is MNTTRISNTLQKALNDQITLEAFSAQMYLMLACWADENQLDGIKNFMMKHSQEERVHMVKVMEYVQERGGIVKMSKDEEDWATWNFLQWLVAEQREEEKLALDLLDKAELEGGATMSDVAKFELNKTIGTTGQDFPTADQINPLAE, encoded by the coding sequence ATGAATACAACTAGAATTTCTAACACATTACAAAAAGCTCTAAATGATCAAATCACTTTAGAAGCCTTTTCCGCGCAAATGTATTTGATGCTTGCTTGCTGGGCAGACGAAAATCAATTGGATGGAATCAAAAATTTTATGATGAAACACTCACAGGAAGAGCGCGTACATATGGTTAAAGTTATGGAATACGTACAAGAAAGAGGAGGAATTGTAAAAATGAGCAAGGATGAAGAAGATTGGGCTACATGGAATTTCTTACAATGGTTGGTTGCTGAACAAAGAGAAGAAGAGAAATTAGCACTTGATTTATTAGACAAAGCTGAATTGGAAGGAGGAGCTACAATGTCGGATGTAGCAAAATTTGAACTGAATAAAACAATTGGGACTACTGGACAAGATTTTCCTACTGCAGACCAAATCAACCCATTAGCAGAATAA
- a CDS encoding DoxX family protein, giving the protein MKKKTKQNIARYTLGAFLVVAGITHLTIARKEFKAQVPNWVPLEKDDTVVYSGVVEIALGSSIILVSEKKKELVGKVTAGFFAAVFPGNWAQYKNHRNGFGLNTDQKRLARLFLQPLLMLWAIKSTQK; this is encoded by the coding sequence ATGAAAAAGAAAACAAAACAAAATATAGCTCGTTATACCCTAGGTGCTTTTTTAGTGGTAGCAGGTATTACTCATTTAACAATTGCGAGAAAAGAGTTCAAAGCTCAAGTTCCTAACTGGGTACCCTTAGAGAAAGATGATACTGTTGTATATTCGGGAGTTGTAGAAATAGCACTTGGTAGTTCAATTATATTAGTATCGGAAAAAAAGAAAGAACTTGTAGGTAAAGTTACTGCGGGATTTTTTGCTGCTGTATTCCCTGGAAATTGGGCACAATATAAAAATCATAGAAATGGATTTGGTCTAAATACGGATCAAAAGCGTTTAGCAAGATTATTTTTACAACCATTACTTATGCTTTGGGCAATCAAATCAACTCAAAAATAA
- a CDS encoding NAD(P)/FAD-dependent oxidoreductase has product MDLHSGLPFWIVKNEFFDLYHPLRKNYKIDVAIIGSGITGALVAHELCEAGIECALIDKRTISTGSSVASTAQLQYEIDTPLSKLINIVPEKIAIDAYFNCLESITDIENIFKKTNIDADFTRVPTVLLASNQQGVKLLDEEYAIRTEVGLPVKYLDAKQLKTYQNIDGIAALQNDTSAQMDAYKGAINLLKYHQEKHQLQIFTHTKVEKIDENKNNCELLTEHGHTISCKYVIVATGFEAGQFLPKKVMNLLSTYAICSAPIDEKMVWPNRSLIWETAEPYLYMRTTKDNRLIVGGEDEDFQNPDKRDDLLRTKIKTLERKFSRLYPEIEFNTEMAWCGTFSSTNDGLPYMGPWKKGDRTLFALGYGGNGITFSMVIAQV; this is encoded by the coding sequence ATGGATTTACATTCTGGATTACCTTTTTGGATTGTTAAAAACGAATTTTTCGACTTATATCATCCTCTTCGCAAAAATTATAAAATAGATGTTGCCATCATAGGATCTGGAATTACAGGGGCTTTAGTTGCGCACGAATTATGTGAAGCAGGTATAGAATGCGCTCTTATCGATAAACGAACAATTTCTACAGGAAGTTCTGTAGCAAGTACTGCTCAATTGCAATACGAAATTGATACCCCATTAAGTAAATTAATAAATATTGTTCCCGAAAAAATTGCTATTGATGCTTATTTCAATTGCTTGGAATCTATTACAGATATAGAAAATATATTCAAAAAAACTAATATTGATGCTGATTTTACACGTGTTCCTACAGTTTTATTAGCGAGTAATCAGCAAGGTGTAAAATTGTTAGACGAAGAATATGCAATAAGAACAGAAGTCGGTTTGCCTGTGAAGTATTTAGATGCTAAGCAATTGAAAACTTACCAAAATATTGATGGAATTGCTGCATTGCAAAATGATACTTCTGCCCAGATGGATGCTTATAAAGGCGCTATCAATTTATTAAAGTATCATCAAGAAAAACATCAATTACAGATTTTTACCCATACAAAAGTGGAAAAAATAGACGAAAATAAGAACAATTGCGAACTATTGACGGAGCATGGACATACTATTTCTTGCAAGTATGTAATTGTTGCAACTGGTTTTGAAGCTGGTCAATTTCTACCTAAAAAAGTAATGAATTTATTATCTACTTACGCGATTTGTTCGGCTCCCATTGATGAAAAAATGGTTTGGCCAAATCGTAGCTTAATATGGGAGACAGCAGAACCTTATCTTTATATGCGAACAACAAAAGATAATCGATTGATAGTTGGTGGTGAAGATGAAGATTTTCAAAATCCTGATAAAAGAGATGATTTACTTCGAACAAAAATCAAAACTCTTGAACGTAAATTTAGTCGATTATATCCAGAAATTGAATTCAATACCGAAATGGCTTGGTGCGGAACTTTTAGCTCCACAAATGATGGTTTACCTTATATGGGACCATGGAAAAAAGGTGATCGAACATTATTTGCATTAGGTTATGGAGGAAATGGAATTACATTTTCGATGGTTATAGCTCAAGTTTAA